The Deinococcus sp. KNUC1210 nucleotide sequence GTGCCCGTTGTGCCCCTTGACCCACACGAAGGTCAGGGCGTGCTTTTTCGCCTGTACGATCAGCTCTTCCCACAGGTCCTGATTTTTGACCGGGTCTTTTCCGGCGGTCTTCCAGCCGTTGCGCTGCCAGTTCAGAATCCACTTGTCGGTGAAGGCCTTTCGCAGATACTGGCTGTCGGTCACGACGCGCACCTGACACGGGCGTTTCAGCGCTTTCAGACCTTCCAGCAGGCCCGTCAGTTCCATGCGGTTGTTGGTGGTCTGCTCGGCGTGGCCGCCCAGTTCCATCTCGTGGTCGCCGTAGCGCAGGATGCAGGCCCAGCCGCCATGCCCGGCGGTGGTGTCGCAGGCGCCATCGGCGTACAGATCGACATTTTCTCCGGCAATCGGCGTGCTCGGCTGGATACAGGCCTGAATGGGCAGCAGGTCGCGTGCGCTGCTCTGTTTGGAGCGGGGTTGATACGAGGGACGGCTCATGACGATGAAGCTTAGAGCATTTCCGGTCATCCCAGGGGAAGGCAGGTTTGCTACAGTCCGGGCATGAATATCATGGCGGTCTTTGCTCATCCCGACGACGAAATCGGCTGCATCGGCACCCTGGCGCGGCATGCGGCACGCGGCGACAAGGTCATGCTGGTCTGGACGACTCTGGGCGAACTCGCCAGCCAGTTCGGAGACGCGACCCATGAGGAAGTCACGCGGATTCGGCGCGAACACGGCGCGTGGGTGGCCGCCCAGATCGGCGCAGAGCATACCTTCTTCGACATGGGTGACAGCCGCATGACCGGGGGCCGGGAAGAAGCGCTGCAACTGGCGCGGCTGTACGCCACCTTTCAGCCCAACGCCGTCATCACCTGGAGCGACGACCACCCGCA carries:
- the rnhA gene encoding ribonuclease HI, coding for MSRPSYQPRSKQSSARDLLPIQACIQPSTPIAGENVDLYADGACDTTAGHGGWACILRYGDHEMELGGHAEQTTNNRMELTGLLEGLKALKRPCQVRVVTDSQYLRKAFTDKWILNWQRNGWKTAGKDPVKNQDLWEELIVQAKKHALTFVWVKGHNGHDENERVDRRAVAERLKLRR